The Myxococcota bacterium genome segment CCGTGGCCGGAGCGTCGCCGATCATCGGCCGGATCGAGTGTCTCATCGGGTGAGCCACGTAGTTCTCGGCGTAGGCGACGCGCGCCACCAGCGCGATCGCGCGGCGCGGCACGATCTCTTTCACGAACACCACGCCGCGCCGCCAGTCGGCGCCGGACTTGCGGCGCACGTAGAAGCGCAGGTTCACCTCGTCGAAGTCCACGTGGTACGGCACCGGCACGCCGAGCACTCGCGTGCGCAGGAAGCGGAAGCCCACCACGCTCACGAAAGTGCGCCCGGACCAGGCGTCGAGCTCGGTGCCCGCGGGCACGCGGGGCTCGAGTACGGCGGGGTCGATCTCGTAGTTCAGCATGGCGAGGTCGCGCCACTCCGCGGTGAGAAAGACCGGGCCGAGTGACTGCGCGGCAGTCATTCTGGCTTGCACGGCACGGCGAAGTCCACGTGGTAGTGCTCGTCGTGGCGCACCCACGCGCGGCCCTTCATGAACGGGAGCGAGTCGCGCAGCTGCGGGCCGTGCTCCGTGGCGAACGGCTTCGGGTGGTAGGGCGGATCGAAGATCACGAGCGCAATGCCGACGCCGCGCGCCTGCGCGGCGCGCTGCAGCTCGAACAGATGCTGCCCGATCGCGGCGAAGTCGATCGTGTAGCTCTCGAAGCGGCCATCGGCGTCGAACTCGAGGTCGTAGCCGAAGCGGTTCGACAGGCTGCCGGGCACCCGCACCGACTCACCCTGCGCGTTGGTGACCGGCACGAAGAAGTCCACCGAGAGACCATTCTCGTGCGTGCGGTGCGGGCGGATTCGGCCGCCCGAGGCCCAACCGGTCTCGCCGTAGACGAAGACCTTGCCCGGCGCCGATTTCTCGAGCGCCGCGTACGCGGCCACGACCACGTCGCGCACCGTGCTGTGCACGTAGGTGCGCCCCATGGCGACGCCGGCCATGCTGTAGGCGGCGAAGTTGGGGCCGCTCGGCGGCAGGGCGACGGCGCCTTCGATCCGGCCCTTCGCCACGGTGCCGAAGCAGACACTCTCGGCCGCGCCGGCGCCGCTCGCGAGCGCGAGCGCGGCCGCGGCGAGACACCATGCCGCCTTCAAGCGCTGCCTGGGCTCGCCCAAAACTCGGCATCGACCTCCGGCGGCTCGCGCAGCGGCGCGCCCGCCCAGCGCGTCTCGCTCACGCGCCCCGCCCCAGATAGAACGCGCCGACCAGCGCCGAGGCCAGCTCGAGCAGCGCGCTCCAGCCGGCGCTGACCACGAAGCGCACCTGAGCCTCGGGCGCGCCCTCGGGCAGGTGCGCAATGTTGTCGGGCGAGACCAGAATGTAGTGGTGGTAGGTCGCGAACAGGAGTGACCCGACCATCGCGGCCGTGAACAGCCACAGAGCCCACGACGCAAAGCGCGTCCACAAAAGCGCCGCCGCGACGGGTGGCGCGATCACGATCACCGCGTACGCGTACGCGAGCTTCCAGGCGGGCAGCCCGATTCCGAGCTCGGTGTGCGCCTCCGAGTGCCAGAGGGTGATCGCCAGGTGTACGGCGGCGAGTGCGGTGATGAGCGGCCTCATGGCCAGAGACTATCAGCTCCTGGGCCGGTCACGAGGCTGCCGGGAGACGCCGGGCGGGAACGGATCCCAAGGTTGCGCGCTGTCGGCAAACACGACGGCCGCGGGACGGAACCACGACGGGTCGTCCAGGCTGCCCGCGCGAATCGCCAGCACGTCGGGCCGCGCCGAGCTCGACGCGAACAGCGGCGACCCGCAGGCCGCGCAGAAGGCCCGCCGCGCCACGGCTCCGCTGTCGGCGCGCCGCTCGTAGAAGCGCGGCTCGCCGCGAGTGACCCGGAAGGCCGCGCGACTCACCACGACCGACGGCGAGTGACCCGAGCCGCCGGCGCGCTGGCAGTCGCGGCAGTGACAGCTCACCATCGAGAGCGGGGCCGCGCTGCACTCGAACGCGATCGCCCCGCAGGCGCAGCCGCCGCGAAACGCCGACGGCGCGGCGCTCACTTCCGGCCTGCCGATCCGACCGCGAGCTTGTAGTCGAGGTAGAGCTCCACGTCGCGGTCGTCGACCTGGCGCACCCAGACGGGCCCCTCGAGGCCGGACAGCTCGATCTGCCCGCCGGCAACCAGCGCATCGCGCGTGCGCACAGCCTCCTCGGCCACGATCTTGAGCAGCTGCGGGCGATACTGCTGGGCATCACGCACGGCGAGCTCGATGCGTTGCACCGGCAGCTCGAAGCTGGACTGTTTCTCGAGCTGTGCGAACGCGGCGGCGAGCGCGGCCGATTGCGCATAGACATCGGTCTCGGCGCCGAGCGCCGCGAGCACGGTCGCCGACGCGCGGTTCGTGGGGCCGTAGCTCGACGTGAACTTGCTCTGTTCCGGCGCCGACAGCGCCACGGGTCCGTCCAGGAAGATCCAGCCGGGATGCTTGCGCACTTCGTCGGCGAGCTTCGCCTTGCCGGCAGCGATGGCCGTGAAGCGTCTGGCGGCGTCGCTCTCGTCGACCTTGACCCCCACCTCCGCCGCGACGAAGTCGGCGTGCTGCCGCAGCAAGTTCGCGACCCGCGGGCCGGTGCTGGCAGCGAGCGCCACCACGATCGAGCCGGACTCCGCGGCGGCCGCCGCAGTCGCGAGACACAGGCCGATCGCGATCGAAAGCCAGGTTGCGCGCTTCATCCCCCTCCCCCAGGCGCTCAGCGCGCCACCCCCGTAGAGCCCGATGGTCACAGGCGCTCCGCGAGGAAGCCGCAGGCGCGCGCGTACTCCTCGGGAGTCACGTCGCCGTGCCGCCCCGGCGTCGAGTGCAGGACTTTCTCGGCGCTGCCGAGCAGCGAGAACAGGTGATCGCTGCGCTCGCGCGCGTGGAGCTCGTCGGACTGCTTCTGCACGAAATACACCGGGCAGCACACGCGCGGCGCGCAGGCGTGCATGATCGCGGACCTGGGCGCCGGCTCGGCGCCGAACAGACCCAGCACGGCCGCAGCGACCTGCGGCGCGTTGGCGAGAAACACCACGCCGTACTGCGCGCCGAGCGAGAGACCGAAATAGCCGACCCGCGCGTTCGGGAAGCGGCCGCGCGCGAAGCTCAGGATGCGCAGCCATTCGTCGCGCAGCGCGGCGGGTCCGCCCGACGTCCAGTAGGTCTGCCACGCCTCGGCGACCTCGTCGGGGCCGCGCGCGCCGTTCCGGCGCACGCCGTGCCCGGGGAGGTCGGGCGCGACGACGGCCAGTCCGCGCTCCACGAGCTGCTCCGCCGGGACGCGCACCGTCGGGTGAGTGCGGTCGGCGCACAGCCCGTGGCCCAGCAGCACGACGCCGCGCGGGCGCTCGTCTCGGCTCCAGATCGAGACGGGAACCGAGGGCTCGCCCTCCGCGCGCAGCTCGGCCTCCTCCTCGTTCACTCGCCGCGCTCCCACTGCGCCAAGAGCGGGCCCGCCAGGACCGCCCCGCCGCCGACGAGCTCCACCACCATCGCCGGGAAGCTAACACGCGCGCCGGCCGGCGCGAGTCAGTGACTGCTAGCGGCGGCGCTCCGGGCGCGCCTGCTCGGAGCTCTGGAAGTTCACGCTGATGCGTGCGCCCCGGACTTGGGGCGCCTTGGGCACGCTGTGCACCCAGTCGCTCTGGCAGCGCCCGCCCATGACCACCAGGTCGCCCGACTCCGGCCAGAACGCGCGCGAAGCGCCGCCCGTGCGCGGCTTGATCAGGAAGCGGCGCGTCGCGCCCAGCGTGAGCACGGGCACGATGCACTCTTCACGCCGCACCGAGATCCGGTCGCCGTGCCAGGCGGTGCTGTCGTGGCCGTGGCGGTAGAAGTTCAGCCACAGCTGGTCGTACCGTACACCGTACTGTGTCGACAGCCGCTCGGCGGCCGCGCGCAGCGCTGCCGGCGCCTGCCTCAGGTCGCGCAGCTCGGCGGTGAGACGCGGCTCGGTCACCGTGCGCTCGTACATGCGCCGGTCGCGCTGCTCCCAGCGCGCGCTCGTGCGCAGGCATTCGAACAGCGCCGCCGGCTCCGCGAGCCAGCCGGGGAGCAGCTCGAGCCACGACGTGGCGTCGAGCGCCACGCGCGGCGAGGCCGGCGCATCGAGTGTGCCGAACAGACTGGGCTGGCGGGCTTCGTCCAGCATGGGGGACCGGAATCGTACCGGCTCGAAGCGATTCGCGGTACCGGAAGTGACCCGTGATCGGGAACGCGAACAGGGCGTCCTCGAGCCGCGGCCCCAGCCCGGCGTTGTGCACCACCAGCGGCCGGCCGTCGCGCGTGCGCCGCGCGCTGACGACACCGATGTGCGGCCGGCTCCCCGGCAGCAGCCACACCACGAGATCGCCCGTCCGGTAGGCCTCGGGCCGGCTCGAGATCGGACGCGCAGCGCCGTGACGCGCGAGATAGGTAGCCAGGTTGGGCACGCGCCGGTGGTCGATGTTCGGGTCCGGCCCGCGCAAGCCCCAGAGCTTTGGATAGGCCGCGAAGGCGCCGGCCATGTCGTCGTGCACGCGCACCTGCAGGTCGACCCCGAGCGCGCGGTAGGCGCGGATCACGACGTCGCTGCACACCCCCGTGTCTGCCGGCACGTCGCCGCCCGGATAGGGAATGCGCCGGTACGACGGGTCGTAGACCACCGGCCGGGAGACCTGCGCGAGCGCGGCATCGGAGAGCCGGGCGAAGAAGTCGGCGTGCGGCGGACTCACTCCCGTGCACAGCAGCGCGAGCGCCGCCACGCAGGCGCGAGTCACGACGGCCGCCGAGCCAGCAGCTCGAGCGCGCGGTCGCGGGCGCGCTCGAACGGGTCGCCCGACTCGGAGGACACCGGCGCCCCCCCGGTGAGCGGGAACGCGGCCTGGACCAGGAAGAAGGCCCACAGCCCCAGCCCGAACGACAAGCTGCTGCGTCCGTCGCACAGGGCGGCGAGCGCCAGGCCCGCGCCGATCAGCACGACCTCCGTGCCGAGCGCACGCGCCGGATTGCGACCGGGCGCGCAGAGCGCGCGCGTGACTCCATAGGCGCCCGCGAGCGGCATGGCCAAGAGCGGCCAGCGCAGCCCGGCCCAGCCGAGTGCCAGGCTCGCCAACGAGAGGGCGATGCTGGAGCGCGCCAGCGCGCCGAGTGACTGCGCGTGGCGCGCGCCGGCGAAGGGCAGCAACACCAGCGCGAACACCGCCCGCGCGCGCCAGGCGCCGAGCCACGGCTCGAGCGCCACCAGCGCGACCACCCCCGCCGCCGCGACGCCTGCCGCGAAGCGCAGGCCCCCGCCTCTGCCGACCGAGCGGGTCATCCGTCTGCTCCCGCCCGCGCCCGCCGGCGCAGGAGCTCGAGCGACACGTCGTGCTCGGCCACGGGTGCGGGGCAACCTTCTCCGCCCGCTTCGCCGCGCGCCGCTTCCTCGGAGAGACAGTCGGCCACGCGCTGGCGCAGGTCGGCCAGCTCCACCTCCTGGCGCGCGAGTCTCTCGAAGAGCTCGGCGCGCTCGCGGCCCAGCGCCGCGACTCGCGCTCCGCGCGCGGCCGCGCGCCGCTGCTCGAGCAGGAGCTTGCGTGCCGCGAAGCGCGCCAGCTCCTCCTCGCCCCGGCCCAGCGACAGCTCCACGTCGGCGTCGAGCTGCCGCAGGTCGTCCTGCGCACGCGCGGCCTCGGCGGCCAGCCGCGCGAGCTCACGCTCGATCGCCTCGCTGCGCGCGCGCTTGCGCGCGAGCTCGAGCTCGGCCTCGCGCAGCAGCTGCTTCGCAAGCAGTGACCGCTCCTCGAGGCCCTCGAGCACCCCGTGCGCGTCGGCGCGCAGCAGGAGCCCGAGTCTCTCGAACACGCCGGCCTTCACTTCGAGCCCTCCCCTTTCGCGCCCTGGCGGCGCGCATCGAGGCTCGACTCGGCCTTGGCCTTGGAGAGCTGGTTGCGCTTCTC includes the following:
- a CDS encoding PspA/IM30 family protein, giving the protein MKAGVFERLGLLLRADAHGVLEGLEERSLLAKQLLREAELELARKRARSEAIERELARLAAEAARAQDDLRQLDADVELSLGRGEEELARFAARKLLLEQRRAAARGARVAALGRERAELFERLARQEVELADLRQRVADCLSEEAARGEAGGEGCPAPVAEHDVSLELLRRRARAGADG
- a CDS encoding penicillin-insensitive murein endopeptidase; this translates as MKAAWCLAAAALALASGAGAAESVCFGTVAKGRIEGAVALPPSGPNFAAYSMAGVAMGRTYVHSTVRDVVVAAYAALEKSAPGKVFVYGETGWASGGRIRPHRTHENGLSVDFFVPVTNAQGESVRVPGSLSNRFGYDLEFDADGRFESYTIDFAAIGQHLFELQRAAQARGVGIALVIFDPPYHPKPFATEHGPQLRDSLPFMKGRAWVRHDEHYHVDFAVPCKPE
- a CDS encoding dienelactone hydrolase family protein, with the protein product MNEEEAELRAEGEPSVPVSIWSRDERPRGVVLLGHGLCADRTHPTVRVPAEQLVERGLAVVAPDLPGHGVRRNGARGPDEVAEAWQTYWTSGGPAALRDEWLRILSFARGRFPNARVGYFGLSLGAQYGVVFLANAPQVAAAVLGLFGAEPAPRSAIMHACAPRVCCPVYFVQKQSDELHARERSDHLFSLLGSAEKVLHSTPGRHGDVTPEEYARACGFLAERL
- a CDS encoding alpha-ketoglutarate-dependent dioxygenase AlkB is translated as MLDEARQPSLFGTLDAPASPRVALDATSWLELLPGWLAEPAALFECLRTSARWEQRDRRMYERTVTEPRLTAELRDLRQAPAALRAAAERLSTQYGVRYDQLWLNFYRHGHDSTAWHGDRISVRREECIVPVLTLGATRRFLIKPRTGGASRAFWPESGDLVVMGGRCQSDWVHSVPKAPQVRGARISVNFQSSEQARPERRR
- a CDS encoding GFA family protein; amino-acid sequence: MSAAPSAFRGGCACGAIAFECSAAPLSMVSCHCRDCQRAGGSGHSPSVVVSRAAFRVTRGEPRFYERRADSGAVARRAFCAACGSPLFASSSARPDVLAIRAGSLDDPSWFRPAAVVFADSAQPWDPFPPGVSRQPRDRPRS
- a CDS encoding DUF2071 domain-containing protein, whose product is MTAAQSLGPVFLTAEWRDLAMLNYEIDPAVLEPRVPAGTELDAWSGRTFVSVVGFRFLRTRVLGVPVPYHVDFDEVNLRFYVRRKSGADWRRGVVFVKEIVPRRAIALVARVAYAENYVAHPMRHSIRPMIGDAPAT